The Sporosarcina ureae genome includes a region encoding these proteins:
- a CDS encoding aldo/keto reductase — MEQLKVQSMRLNDGTSLPSIGFGTVKVKGAQGVVSTLTAIEAGYRLIDTSTNYNNEGMVGEAVRRSSVPREELMISSKLPGASHDYERAILMIQESLYRIGIDYFDKYLIHWPLPKQDQYVEAWKALVDAQKFGLIETIGVSNFLPEHLDRIIKETGVTPATNQIERHPYFNNNDLVEYNKSLGIVTEAWSPLGRELNDVLENETIVSIAKKYNKEPAQIIIRWNLQNDILTVVKSSNYDRQTANLDVLDFELTTEDMKQIDSLDQGEAGRVEGQHPNEYEEFD, encoded by the coding sequence ATGGAACAACTAAAAGTACAATCCATGCGATTGAATGATGGAACGAGCCTGCCATCCATTGGTTTTGGCACAGTGAAAGTAAAAGGTGCGCAAGGTGTAGTCAGTACATTAACGGCAATCGAAGCGGGATATAGATTGATTGATACATCCACGAATTATAATAATGAAGGAATGGTAGGGGAAGCAGTTCGTCGGTCATCTGTGCCTAGAGAAGAACTGATGATCAGCTCCAAACTTCCTGGTGCTTCACATGATTACGAAAGAGCGATTCTAATGATTCAAGAATCCTTATACCGGATCGGCATCGATTACTTTGATAAATACTTGATCCATTGGCCACTTCCAAAACAAGATCAATACGTAGAAGCATGGAAAGCGTTAGTCGACGCACAGAAATTCGGACTAATTGAGACGATCGGTGTATCTAATTTCTTACCGGAACATCTTGACCGTATCATTAAAGAAACAGGTGTGACGCCCGCTACTAATCAAATTGAACGTCATCCATATTTTAACAACAACGACTTAGTGGAATACAATAAAAGTCTCGGCATCGTAACAGAAGCTTGGAGTCCTTTAGGTCGTGAATTAAATGACGTATTAGAAAATGAAACAATTGTTTCGATTGCTAAAAAATATAACAAGGAACCAGCACAAATTATTATTCGTTGGAATCTACAGAATGACATTCTAACGGTCGTAAAATCATCAAACTATGACCGTCAAACAGCCAACCTGGATGTATTGGACTTTGAATTGACTACAGAAGATATGAAGCAGATTGATTCGTTGGATCAAGGCGAAGCGGGAAGAGTTGAAGGGCAGCATCCGAATGAATACGAAGAGTTTGATTAA
- a CDS encoding DUF1361 domain-containing protein: METFFGKHKMLVLFMLAYWSVCLAMLFKSLDFLYAVLSWNVLLAILPLFFISQATETIRQKKISWSVFWILLWLFFFPNSVYLVTDFIHIANEKFRWMAGAGPYAPDAGMVYSHDILIWTKLLVIATGFFYAAVVGLESFYVFELLVRKKYSKNIGYVSILSVGLLTGIGVYIGRFLRFNSWDIAFNPFQVLQQVAEVDRFAVQFSIAFSGFVLFCYLLYRSFKGK; this comes from the coding sequence ATGGAGACATTTTTCGGAAAACATAAAATGCTAGTATTATTCATGTTGGCTTATTGGAGCGTCTGTCTGGCCATGCTCTTTAAGAGTTTGGACTTTCTCTATGCGGTGTTGTCTTGGAATGTGTTGTTGGCCATTTTACCGTTGTTCTTCATTAGTCAGGCGACCGAGACGATCAGGCAGAAGAAAATCAGTTGGTCTGTTTTTTGGATACTACTTTGGTTGTTTTTCTTCCCTAATTCTGTCTATCTGGTAACGGATTTTATTCATATAGCGAATGAAAAGTTCAGGTGGATGGCGGGTGCAGGACCGTATGCGCCAGACGCTGGAATGGTCTATAGTCACGACATTTTGATATGGACGAAATTATTAGTCATTGCTACGGGCTTCTTTTATGCCGCAGTAGTTGGTTTGGAATCGTTTTATGTTTTCGAACTGCTCGTCAGGAAGAAGTATTCCAAGAACATCGGCTATGTGAGTATTTTAAGCGTCGGTTTACTAACAGGAATTGGCGTTTATATAGGAAGGTTTTTGCGCTTCAATAGCTGGGATATAGCATTCAACCCATTCCAAGTGTTACAACAAGTGGCGGAAGTTGATCGATTCGCCGTACAGTTTAGTATTGCTTTCTCTGGATTTGTTTTATTTTGCTATTTGTTGTACCGATCGTTTAAGGGGAAATAA
- the thiC gene encoding phosphomethylpyrimidine synthase ThiC produces MQEKKEEIQIHECFPASRKVYVQGSRPDILVPMREIELSPTVTDQGEIANEPFRIYDTSGKYTEAGYQVDIKKGLPMIKKNWIVERNDVEEYDGRQVKPQDNGYRSMEHMQKDAEFPLLKRKPLRAKKGMNVTQMHYARKGIITPEMEFIAIRESVTPELVRDEVARGRAIIPSNINHPEAEPMIIGSKFHVKINANIGNSAVSSSIAEEVEKMTWATRWGADNIMDLSTGKNIHTTREWIIRNSPVPVGTVPLYQALEKVNGKVEDLSWEVFRDTLIEQAEQGVSYFTIHAGVLLRYIPMTIHRVTGIVSRGGSIMAQWCMLHHKESFLYTHFEDICEIMKQYDIAFSLGDGLRPGSIADANDEAQFAELETLGELTKIAWTHDVQVMVEGPGHVPMHLIKENVDKQMEICQEAPFYTLGPLTTDIAPAYDHITSAIGAAMIGWFGTAMLCYVTPKEHLGLPNKDDVREGVITYKIAAHAADLAKGHPNAQKRDDALSKARFEFRWRDQFNLSLDPERAMEYHDETLPAEGAKIAHFCSMCGPKFCSMRISHDIRKYADENSLEEKLALEKGMKEKAEEFKKSGAEIYL; encoded by the coding sequence ATGCAAGAGAAGAAAGAAGAAATCCAGATCCATGAATGTTTTCCGGCCAGTAGAAAGGTTTACGTACAAGGAAGTCGTCCAGACATACTCGTACCGATGCGCGAAATTGAGCTATCACCGACTGTAACTGATCAAGGCGAAATAGCGAATGAACCTTTCCGTATTTACGATACAAGCGGGAAATATACAGAAGCAGGTTATCAAGTAGATATTAAAAAAGGACTTCCAATGATCAAAAAGAACTGGATAGTGGAACGAAATGATGTAGAAGAATATGACGGCAGACAAGTGAAGCCACAGGATAATGGCTATCGTTCAATGGAACACATGCAAAAAGATGCAGAATTTCCATTGTTGAAACGAAAACCATTACGAGCAAAAAAAGGCATGAATGTTACGCAAATGCATTATGCGCGCAAAGGTATTATTACACCTGAGATGGAGTTCATTGCCATCCGTGAAAGTGTGACGCCTGAACTTGTACGGGATGAAGTAGCGAGAGGACGGGCAATTATCCCGTCTAACATTAACCATCCAGAAGCGGAACCGATGATTATCGGAAGTAAATTCCATGTGAAAATTAATGCGAATATTGGAAATTCTGCTGTCTCCTCATCCATTGCTGAAGAAGTAGAAAAGATGACATGGGCTACACGTTGGGGCGCAGACAACATCATGGATTTATCAACCGGAAAGAACATTCACACAACACGTGAATGGATCATTCGCAACTCCCCTGTCCCCGTCGGTACGGTTCCATTATACCAAGCGTTGGAAAAAGTAAATGGCAAAGTCGAGGACCTCTCATGGGAAGTATTCCGCGACACATTGATCGAGCAGGCAGAGCAAGGTGTCAGCTACTTTACAATCCATGCGGGTGTTCTGCTCCGTTATATTCCCATGACCATTCATCGTGTGACTGGAATTGTCTCACGAGGTGGTTCTATTATGGCCCAGTGGTGTATGTTACATCATAAAGAAAGCTTTCTGTACACACACTTTGAAGATATATGTGAAATTATGAAACAGTACGATATTGCCTTTTCATTAGGAGATGGATTACGTCCAGGCTCCATTGCTGATGCTAATGACGAGGCTCAATTCGCTGAACTTGAAACACTTGGAGAACTTACGAAAATTGCTTGGACCCATGATGTGCAAGTCATGGTAGAAGGTCCAGGACATGTGCCTATGCATTTAATTAAGGAAAACGTTGATAAGCAAATGGAGATATGCCAAGAAGCACCTTTCTATACACTCGGTCCTTTGACGACAGATATTGCTCCTGCCTACGATCACATCACATCCGCTATTGGTGCGGCTATGATCGGTTGGTTCGGGACGGCCATGTTATGCTATGTAACGCCTAAAGAACATCTCGGTTTACCGAATAAAGATGATGTACGTGAAGGCGTCATAACGTATAAAATCGCAGCCCATGCAGCTGATTTAGCAAAAGGCCATCCGAATGCACAAAAACGCGATGACGCTTTATCAAAAGCCCGTTTCGAATTCCGTTGGAGAGATCAATTTAATTTAAGTTTGGATCCTGAACGCGCGATGGAATATCATGATGAAACGTTACCGGCTGAAGGAGCAAAAATCGCTCACTTCTGTTCGATGTGTGGACCCAAGTTTTGCAGTATGCGAATTTCACACGACATTAGAAAATATGCAGATGAAAACAGTTTAGAAGAGAAGTTAGCACTGGAAAAAGGCATGAAGGAGAAGGCCGAAGAATTTAAAAAATCCGGTGCTGAAATCTATCTATAA
- the greA gene encoding transcription elongation factor GreA: protein MGPKKYLMTQSGKEALLKELDELQSKKRQEALQRIKNARKFCDFREDSEYEAAVTAQAQIEERILLILERLRHAEVISGSEDGTDTVVFGAPVTFIELPDGEEETYTIVGVEEADSLNGTISTESPLAESLLGRSIGDRVSVQTPSGEMTLLIVAVQ from the coding sequence GTGGGACCCAAAAAATACTTGATGACCCAATCGGGCAAAGAAGCTTTATTGAAAGAGTTGGATGAGTTGCAATCGAAAAAGCGACAAGAGGCCTTACAGCGCATCAAAAACGCACGCAAATTTTGTGATTTTAGAGAGGACTCCGAGTACGAGGCTGCCGTTACAGCGCAAGCACAAATTGAAGAGCGGATTTTGCTGATTTTAGAAAGACTTCGACATGCAGAAGTAATTTCCGGATCAGAAGACGGTACAGATACTGTCGTTTTCGGTGCTCCTGTGACTTTCATTGAACTACCGGATGGTGAAGAAGAAACGTATACGATTGTGGGTGTCGAAGAAGCCGATTCACTGAACGGAACTATTTCAACTGAATCCCCACTTGCCGAAAGCTTATTAGGTCGTTCTATTGGTGATCGAGTATCCGTTCAAACACCAAGCGGAGAAATGACTCTTTTAATCGTAGCAGTACAATGA
- a CDS encoding calcium/sodium antiporter, giving the protein MIYVLLIIGFVLLIKGADFFVDGSSNIARLLQIPPILIGLTIVALGTSSPEATVSIIAALGGNADVSVGNVVGSNIFNITMVVGIAAFLFPLKVQSETIRKEIPFTLLASIVMLVLMSDMALQGFSSNIITRSDGMIFLIFLSIFMYYVIELGLRSRQNATLTQATGNVKWGKNILITLVGLAAIIFGGDLVVDNATKIAYSLGMSETLVGLTIIAIGTSLPELVTSISAALKKESEIALGNIVGSNIFNILFVLGASSVITPIAVNDKVFIDVIIMIALTFILLVFARTGFRIGKREGLMLVLAYVAYLVYVILRN; this is encoded by the coding sequence ATGATCTATGTTTTACTCATTATTGGATTTGTATTATTGATCAAGGGAGCCGACTTTTTCGTAGATGGTTCTTCTAATATCGCAAGGCTACTGCAAATCCCACCTATTTTAATCGGGCTCACGATTGTAGCACTCGGAACGAGCTCACCGGAAGCAACGGTCAGTATTATAGCCGCATTAGGCGGAAATGCGGACGTTTCTGTCGGGAACGTAGTGGGAAGTAATATATTTAATATTACTATGGTTGTCGGCATAGCGGCATTTTTGTTCCCGTTGAAGGTACAAAGCGAAACGATCCGTAAAGAGATTCCATTCACATTATTAGCAAGTATAGTGATGTTAGTATTGATGAGTGATATGGCACTGCAAGGCTTCAGTAGCAACATAATCACGCGTAGCGATGGAATGATTTTCTTAATATTCCTTTCGATCTTTATGTATTATGTGATTGAACTTGGCCTCAGAAGCCGTCAAAATGCCACGCTTACACAAGCGACAGGGAACGTGAAGTGGGGGAAGAATATACTCATTACTCTAGTCGGATTGGCTGCGATTATATTCGGAGGAGATTTAGTTGTCGATAATGCTACGAAAATCGCTTATTCTCTAGGCATGAGTGAAACGTTGGTCGGTCTGACAATCATCGCAATCGGTACTTCTCTACCCGAATTGGTTACGTCGATTTCAGCTGCTTTGAAAAAGGAAAGTGAAATCGCTTTAGGAAACATTGTCGGGAGCAATATTTTTAACATCCTATTTGTTCTCGGCGCTTCCTCTGTCATTACGCCCATTGCAGTGAACGATAAAGTATTTATCGATGTGATTATTATGATTGCGTTGACGTTCATATTGTTGGTATTCGCTAGAACTGGCTTCAGGATTGGTAAGCGTGAAGGTCTCATGCTAGTTCTAGCGTACGTTGCATATTTAGTGTATGTGATTTTACGTAATTAA